Proteins encoded by one window of Pseudophryne corroboree isolate aPseCor3 chromosome 3 unlocalized genomic scaffold, aPseCor3.hap2 SUPER_3_unloc_9, whole genome shotgun sequence:
- the LOC134984897 gene encoding oocyte zinc finger protein XlCOF6.1-like produces the protein QSHTGERPFPCSECGKCFSHKSHLVKHNRSHTGEKPFTCSECGKCFTRKSQLVTHQRSHTGERPFPCSECGKCFTRKSQLVTHQRRVWEMLYTKIKSC, from the coding sequence caaagtcacacaggtgagaggccatttccatgttctgagtgtggaaaatgtttttcacacaaatcacatcttgttaaacataacagaagtcacacaggtgagaagccatttacatgttctgagtgtgggaaatgttttacacggaaatcacaacttgttacacatcagcgaagtcatacaggtgagaggccatttccatgttctgagtgtgggaaatgttttacacggaaatcacaacttgttacacatcagcgaagagtgtgggaaatgttatacacaaaaatcaaatcttgttag